The following are encoded in a window of Amycolatopsis lexingtonensis genomic DNA:
- the whiA gene encoding DNA-binding protein WhiA: MAMTAAVKDELSRLEITKIGPRRAEVASLLRFAGGLHIVAGRVVVEAELDTGSVARRLRKEIHELYGHHSDVHVITASGGLRKGTRYVVRVVKDGEGLARQTGLIDQRGRPVRGLPAAVVSGGVADAEAAWRGAFLAHGSLTEPGRSSSLEVTCPGPEAALALVGAARRMGIQAKSREVRGADRVVVRDGDAIGALLTRLGAHTSVLQWEERRMRREVRATANRLANFDDANLRRSARAAVAAAARVERALEILGETAPDHLLAAGKLRLSNRQASLEELGQLSDPQMTKDAVAGRIRRLLAMADKRAKDLSIPDTESAVTPEMLEEEEA, translated from the coding sequence ATGGCGATGACCGCCGCGGTGAAGGACGAACTGAGCCGGCTGGAGATCACGAAGATCGGGCCGCGCCGGGCGGAGGTCGCGTCGCTGCTTCGCTTCGCCGGCGGGCTGCACATCGTGGCCGGCCGGGTGGTCGTCGAAGCGGAGCTGGACACGGGTTCGGTCGCGCGACGGCTGCGCAAGGAGATCCACGAGCTGTACGGGCACCATTCGGACGTCCACGTCATCACCGCCAGCGGCGGGCTGCGCAAGGGCACCCGCTACGTCGTGCGCGTGGTGAAGGACGGCGAAGGCCTGGCCCGCCAGACCGGGCTGATCGACCAGCGCGGCCGCCCGGTGCGCGGCCTGCCCGCGGCCGTGGTGTCCGGCGGCGTGGCCGACGCGGAAGCGGCGTGGCGGGGCGCGTTCCTCGCGCACGGGTCGCTGACCGAACCGGGCCGTTCGTCGTCGCTCGAGGTCACGTGCCCGGGCCCGGAGGCGGCTCTGGCACTGGTCGGCGCGGCCCGCCGGATGGGCATCCAGGCGAAGTCGCGCGAGGTCCGCGGCGCGGACCGCGTGGTCGTCCGCGACGGCGACGCGATCGGCGCGCTGCTGACCCGCCTGGGCGCGCACACGAGCGTCCTGCAGTGGGAAGAACGCCGGATGCGCCGCGAAGTCCGCGCGACGGCGAACCGCCTGGCCAACTTCGACGACGCGAACCTCCGCCGATCGGCCCGCGCGGCCGTGGCGGCGGCGGCCCGGGTGGAGCGCGCACTGGAGATCCTCGGCGAGACGGCCCCGGACCACCTGCTGGCGGCGGGCAAGCTGCGCCTGTCGAACCGGCAGGCGTCGCTGGAGGAGCTGGGCCAGCTGTCGGACCCGCAGATGACGAAGGACGCGGTCGCCGGGCGTATCCGGCGGCTGCTTGCGATGGCGGACAAGCGGGCGAAGGACCTGAGCATCCCGGACACCGAGTCCGCGGTCACGCCGGAGATGCTGGAGGAAGAAGAGGCCTGA
- a CDS encoding gluconeogenesis factor YvcK family protein codes for MRAVALGGGHGLHATLSAVRRVTPDVTAIVTVADDGGSSGRLRRELGLLPPGDLRQAFAAFAAEDGGTLWAEVFQHRFGGDGALAGHAVGNLLLAGLFEVLGDPVAALDEARRLMGVSGRVLPMSPEPLEIEGEVSGLDSEDPSALRRIRGQVAVASTPGQVRRVSLRSPGTSARPPVACEEAVEAVLAADVVFLGPGSWFTSVLPHLLVPGLHDALVRTTATKAIVLNLVPQPGETAGFSPERHLDVLSEHAPLLRVDAVIADRDSVPDPANLRRAAARLGARAHLGAVADPEVAGRHDPDALARCMREALGLGRDGEHGGGAKGREGQ; via the coding sequence GTGCGCGCGGTCGCCCTCGGGGGCGGCCACGGGCTGCACGCCACGTTGTCCGCGGTGCGGCGGGTGACCCCCGACGTCACGGCGATCGTCACCGTGGCCGACGACGGCGGATCGTCCGGCCGGCTGCGGCGCGAACTCGGGCTGCTGCCGCCGGGCGACCTCCGGCAGGCCTTCGCGGCCTTCGCCGCCGAGGACGGCGGCACGCTGTGGGCCGAGGTCTTCCAGCACCGCTTCGGCGGCGACGGCGCACTGGCCGGGCACGCGGTGGGGAACCTGCTGCTGGCCGGCCTCTTCGAGGTGCTCGGCGACCCGGTCGCCGCGCTCGACGAAGCCCGCCGCCTGATGGGCGTCTCGGGCCGGGTGCTGCCGATGTCGCCCGAGCCGCTGGAGATCGAAGGCGAGGTCAGCGGCCTCGACAGCGAGGACCCGTCGGCGCTGCGCCGGATCCGCGGCCAGGTCGCGGTGGCCTCGACCCCGGGGCAGGTGCGGCGGGTCAGCCTGCGCTCCCCGGGCACCTCCGCGCGGCCGCCGGTGGCGTGCGAGGAAGCGGTCGAAGCGGTGCTCGCCGCCGACGTAGTCTTCCTCGGTCCGGGTTCGTGGTTCACGAGCGTTTTACCGCACCTGCTCGTGCCGGGGCTGCACGACGCGCTGGTGCGCACGACCGCCACGAAGGCGATCGTCCTCAACCTTGTCCCCCAGCCGGGGGAAACCGCGGGATTCTCCCCGGAGCGGCACCTGGACGTACTCTCCGAGCACGCCCCCTTGCTGCGGGTCGACGCGGTGATCGCGGACCGCGATTCCGTGCCCGACCCGGCGAATCTCCGGCGCGCGGCGGCCCGGCTGGGCGCGCGGGCCCACCTGGGGGCGGTGGCCGACCCGGAAGTGGCGGGACGGCATGATCCTGATGCGCTCGCGCGGTGCATGCGGGAGGCTCTCGGTCTCGGCAGGGACGGGGAGCACGGGGGAGGAGCGAAAGGCAGGGAGGGGCAGTAA
- the rapZ gene encoding RNase adapter RapZ, which translates to MEVAVVSGLSGAGRSTAAKCLEDLGWFVVDNLPPELIATMVELGAQARGAITKVAVVMDVRSRAFTDDLASVIKDLDARGYKPRVLFLEATDAVLVRRFEAVRRGHPMQGDGRLADGITAERTLLEPLREEADLVLDTSSLSVHDLRAKIEDAFGSEASTQTRVTVLSFGYKYGLPMDADLVMDVRFLPNPFWIPELREHTGLDGEVRNYVLSQEGAEEFLDRYHQLLRLIGAGYKREGKRYLTLAVGCTGGKHRSVALSVELAERLSKEDGMAVKVVHRDLGRE; encoded by the coding sequence ATGGAGGTCGCGGTCGTGTCCGGGCTGTCCGGGGCGGGCCGCAGCACGGCGGCCAAGTGCCTGGAGGACCTGGGCTGGTTCGTCGTCGACAACCTGCCCCCGGAGCTGATCGCGACGATGGTCGAGCTGGGCGCGCAGGCGCGCGGCGCGATCACGAAGGTGGCCGTCGTCATGGACGTGCGCTCGCGCGCGTTCACCGACGACCTCGCCTCGGTCATCAAGGACCTGGACGCGCGGGGCTACAAGCCGCGCGTGCTGTTCCTGGAGGCGACCGACGCGGTGCTGGTGCGCCGCTTCGAAGCCGTCCGCCGCGGCCACCCGATGCAGGGCGACGGCCGGCTCGCCGACGGCATCACGGCGGAGCGGACGCTGCTGGAGCCGCTGCGCGAAGAAGCCGACCTGGTGCTCGACACGTCGTCGCTGTCGGTGCACGACCTGCGCGCCAAGATCGAGGACGCGTTCGGCTCCGAGGCGAGCACCCAGACCCGGGTCACCGTGCTGTCCTTCGGCTACAAGTACGGCCTGCCGATGGACGCCGACCTGGTGATGGACGTCCGGTTCCTGCCGAACCCGTTCTGGATCCCGGAGCTGCGCGAACACACGGGCCTCGACGGCGAGGTCCGCAACTACGTCCTCTCGCAGGAGGGCGCCGAGGAGTTCCTGGACCGCTACCACCAGCTGCTGCGGCTGATCGGCGCCGGCTACAAGCGGGAGGGCAAGCGGTACCTGACGCTGGCCGTCGGCTGCACCGGCGGCAAGCACCGCAGCGTGGCGCTGTCCGTCGAGCTCGCCGAGCGTCTGTCCAAAGAGGACGGTATGGCCGTGAAGGTGGTGCACCGCGACCTTGGTCGTGAATAA
- the uvrC gene encoding excinuclease ABC subunit UvrC, protein MADPTTYRPSPGSIPDAPGVYKFRDATKRVIYVGKAKSLRSRLNSYFADLSGLHPRTRQMVTTAASVEWTVVTTEVEALQLEYNWIKEFDPRFNVRYRDDKSYPVLAVTLNEEFPRLHVYRGARKKGVRYFGPYAHAWAIRETLDLLLRVFPARTCSAGVFRRHGQIGRPCLLGYIDKCSAPCVGRVSADEHRDIVEDFCDFLAGKTDVMIKRLETEMAAASEELEFERAARLRDDLGALRRAMEKQAVVLGDGTDADVVAFAHDELEAAVQVFHVRGGRVRGQRGWVIDKAEEMDVPALVDHFLTQFYGDEAELDARDDVDAGPVVPREVLVPELPADADAVAEWLSGLRGSRVQLRVPQRGDKKALAETVERNAGEAFTQHKLRRAGDLTARSAALTELQEFLALDTAPLRIECIDISHIQGSDVVASLVVFEDGLARKSEYRRFALREAATEGDVASIAEVVRRRFHRYLKETAEESSKPGLDPETGRPKKFAYPPNLLVVDGAGPQATAAADVLAELGITDIAVVGLAKRLEEVWLPADPDPVILPRTSEGLYLLQRLRDEAHRFAIAYHREKRSKRLVTSELDSVPGLGQARRTALIKHFGSVKKLKQARVEEIEAVPGFGRRTAEAVVAALAGESGAGNGTKAGE, encoded by the coding sequence GTGGCTGACCCGACCACCTACCGTCCCTCGCCGGGGAGCATCCCGGATGCCCCTGGCGTGTACAAATTCCGTGACGCGACCAAGCGGGTCATCTACGTCGGCAAGGCGAAAAGCCTCCGCAGCAGGCTGAACTCGTACTTCGCCGACCTCTCCGGCCTGCACCCGCGCACGCGCCAGATGGTCACCACGGCCGCGAGCGTCGAGTGGACCGTGGTCACCACCGAGGTCGAGGCGCTCCAGCTCGAGTACAACTGGATCAAGGAGTTCGACCCCCGGTTCAACGTCCGCTACCGCGACGACAAGAGCTACCCGGTGCTCGCGGTGACGCTGAACGAGGAGTTCCCCCGCCTGCACGTCTACCGCGGCGCGCGCAAGAAGGGCGTCCGGTACTTCGGCCCGTACGCGCACGCGTGGGCCATCCGCGAGACGCTCGACCTGCTGCTGCGCGTCTTCCCGGCGCGCACCTGCTCGGCGGGGGTGTTCCGGCGCCACGGCCAGATCGGCCGCCCCTGCCTGCTCGGCTACATCGACAAGTGCTCGGCGCCGTGCGTCGGCCGGGTCTCGGCGGACGAACACCGCGACATCGTCGAGGACTTCTGCGACTTCCTCGCCGGCAAGACCGACGTCATGATCAAGCGGCTCGAGACCGAGATGGCCGCGGCCTCCGAAGAGCTCGAGTTCGAGCGCGCCGCCCGCCTGCGCGACGACCTGGGCGCGCTGCGCCGCGCGATGGAGAAGCAGGCCGTGGTGCTCGGCGACGGCACGGACGCCGACGTCGTCGCGTTCGCCCACGACGAGCTCGAAGCCGCGGTCCAGGTCTTCCACGTGCGCGGCGGCCGGGTCCGGGGCCAGCGCGGCTGGGTGATCGACAAGGCCGAGGAGATGGACGTCCCGGCCCTGGTGGACCACTTCCTCACGCAGTTCTACGGCGACGAGGCCGAGCTCGACGCGCGCGACGACGTCGACGCCGGTCCGGTCGTCCCGCGCGAGGTGCTGGTCCCGGAGCTGCCCGCGGACGCCGACGCGGTCGCGGAGTGGCTGAGCGGGCTGCGCGGCTCGCGGGTGCAGCTGCGGGTGCCGCAGCGCGGTGACAAGAAAGCCCTGGCGGAGACGGTGGAGCGCAACGCGGGGGAGGCGTTCACCCAGCACAAGCTGCGGCGCGCCGGCGACCTGACGGCCCGCTCGGCGGCGCTGACCGAGCTGCAGGAGTTCCTGGCCCTCGACACCGCGCCGCTGCGCATCGAGTGCATCGACATCAGCCACATCCAGGGCAGCGACGTCGTGGCGTCGCTGGTCGTCTTCGAGGACGGGCTGGCGCGCAAGTCCGAGTACCGCCGCTTCGCGCTGCGGGAGGCGGCCACCGAGGGTGACGTTGCCTCGATCGCCGAAGTCGTGCGCCGGCGGTTCCACCGCTACCTCAAGGAAACCGCGGAGGAGTCGAGCAAGCCCGGCCTCGACCCGGAGACCGGGCGGCCGAAGAAGTTCGCCTACCCGCCGAACCTGCTGGTCGTCGACGGTGCGGGCCCGCAGGCCACCGCGGCCGCCGACGTGCTGGCCGAGCTGGGCATCACCGACATCGCCGTGGTGGGGCTGGCGAAGCGGCTCGAAGAGGTGTGGCTGCCCGCCGACCCCGACCCGGTGATCCTGCCGCGGACGTCGGAGGGGCTGTACCTGCTGCAGCGGCTGCGGGACGAGGCCCACCGGTTCGCCATCGCCTACCACCGCGAGAAGCGCTCCAAGCGGCTGGTGACGTCCGAATTGGACAGTGTGCCGGGCTTGGGGCAGGCTCGCCGGACCGCGCTGATCAAGCACTTCGGCTCGGTGAAGAAGCTCAAGCAGGCCAGGGTCGAGGAGATCGAGGCGGTGCCCGGCTTCGGCAGGCGCACCGCGGAGGCCGTGGTCGCCGCGCTGGCCGGGGAGTCCGGTGCGGGCAACGGCACGAAAGCAGGGGAGTAG
- a CDS encoding S1 family peptidase: protein MSSLRLLGAASAAAVALTLAGGAVASAGVQPNIVGGSTAPTVSWGAQVYVNTPGRDYQGFNCSGTVIAARWVLTAVHCLDQDGSGMYVRVGSNTLLSGTKIAVDNEYESPNGDIALLHLASSTSTAPIALGSSDPATGSTNQIYGWGRTTPTGPPATSLKTANVQVTGRSTDAYGGRAIQSVGIDGSAWKGDSGGPEVANGVQVGVASTVQNQSGSNTRGTNNYASVAASRSWIRTTAGV from the coding sequence GTGAGCTCTCTCCGTCTTCTCGGCGCCGCCTCGGCGGCCGCCGTCGCGCTGACTCTCGCGGGTGGCGCCGTGGCTTCCGCCGGCGTCCAGCCGAACATCGTCGGCGGCTCCACCGCCCCCACCGTGTCGTGGGGCGCCCAGGTGTACGTCAACACCCCCGGGCGCGACTACCAGGGCTTCAACTGCTCGGGCACGGTCATCGCGGCGCGCTGGGTGCTGACCGCGGTGCACTGCCTCGACCAGGACGGCTCGGGCATGTACGTCCGGGTCGGCAGCAACACGCTGCTCTCGGGCACGAAGATCGCCGTCGACAACGAGTACGAGTCCCCGAACGGCGACATCGCGCTGCTGCACCTGGCGTCGTCGACCAGCACCGCGCCGATCGCGCTGGGCAGCTCGGACCCGGCCACCGGCAGCACCAACCAGATCTACGGCTGGGGCCGCACCACCCCGACCGGCCCGCCGGCGACGTCGCTGAAGACGGCGAACGTCCAGGTGACCGGCCGGTCCACGGACGCCTACGGCGGCCGCGCGATCCAGAGCGTCGGCATCGACGGCTCGGCGTGGAAGGGCGACTCGGGCGGCCCCGAGGTGGCCAACGGGGTCCAGGTCGGCGTCGCGTCGACGGTCCAGAACCAGAGCGGGTCGAACACGCGCGGCACGAACAACTACGCGAGCGTGGCCGCGAGCCGCTCGTGGATCCGGACGACCGCGGGCGTGTGA
- a CDS encoding exodeoxyribonuclease III, translating into MRIATWNVNSIVPRLPRVLGFLEETAPDVLCLQELKTTTEKFPLAEVEALGYEVAAYGLGRWNGVGIVSRVGLSDVVRGLPGEPRFEDAAEARAIGATCGGVRVWSVYVPNGREPDNPHYAYKLEWLSSLHSLVASEISSGPFAVLGDFNVAPTDADVWDIAVFAESTHVTPPEREALARLRKLGLSDVFPRPLKYDHPFTYWDYRAGNFPNNKGMRIDLVYGNEAFTSAVTDSYVDRNARKGKGPSDHAPIVVDLDL; encoded by the coding sequence ATGCGGATCGCCACGTGGAACGTGAACTCCATCGTCCCCCGCCTGCCGCGCGTGCTGGGCTTCCTGGAGGAGACGGCGCCGGACGTGCTGTGCCTGCAGGAGCTGAAGACCACGACGGAGAAGTTCCCGCTGGCCGAGGTCGAGGCACTGGGCTACGAGGTGGCGGCGTACGGGCTCGGGCGCTGGAACGGCGTCGGGATCGTGTCGCGCGTGGGGTTGTCCGACGTCGTGCGCGGGCTGCCGGGCGAGCCGCGGTTCGAAGACGCCGCGGAGGCGCGGGCGATCGGCGCCACCTGCGGCGGCGTGCGGGTGTGGTCGGTGTACGTGCCGAACGGGCGCGAGCCGGACAACCCGCACTACGCGTACAAGCTGGAGTGGCTGTCGTCGCTGCATTCGTTGGTGGCTTCGGAGATTTCGTCCGGGCCGTTCGCGGTGCTGGGCGACTTCAACGTGGCCCCGACGGACGCGGACGTGTGGGACATCGCGGTGTTCGCGGAGTCGACGCACGTGACTCCCCCGGAACGCGAAGCACTGGCACGCCTGCGGAAGCTGGGGCTGTCGGACGTGTTCCCGCGGCCGTTGAAGTACGACCACCCGTTCACGTACTGGGACTACCGGGCGGGGAACTTCCCGAACAACAAGGGGATGCGGATCGACCTGGTGTACGGGAACGAGGCGTTCACTTCCGCGGTGACGGATTCCTATGTGGACCGGAACGCGCGGAAGGGGAAGGGGCCTTCGGACCACGCGCCGATCGTGGTGGACCTGGACCTCTGA
- a CDS encoding toll/interleukin-1 receptor domain-containing protein, with amino-acid sequence MADAETVRHLARGAEEWNSHRRTAALGHPDLTGIKIFNSALPGLDLSAADLDGAELWNVDLRGACLDHARLNGARIVGTRLDEASLKAAEIKGSDFDRVCLRRTDFSDVEAFELRIRRSILTGADLTGASLRGYTHFYNCELSGVTLTGATIEIGMVKRPTADRETLTRLSAIGCRAIELANLPLAQDRPVCDAFRIDVPDDQYGVLVADGSAYWISEGRYDVFISHVSRYKTEIATPLAGQLERRGLRTWIDDRRLTIGDDLAETIGFGIRSSRFGVIVVTPDFFGRRWPDREFGLLRDKRLFLVLHQVEPARLGDLHPGLEDSRLSLPWRLGEEEVADRIHHAIRRPPRVLG; translated from the coding sequence ATGGCCGATGCCGAAACCGTACGCCATCTCGCTCGCGGTGCCGAAGAGTGGAATTCCCACCGCCGGACGGCCGCTCTCGGGCACCCGGATCTCACGGGCATCAAGATCTTCAATTCGGCGCTGCCGGGCTTGGACCTGAGCGCCGCCGATCTCGACGGCGCGGAGCTGTGGAACGTCGACCTCCGGGGCGCCTGCCTCGACCATGCCCGCCTCAACGGCGCCAGGATCGTCGGCACCCGCCTGGACGAGGCCTCGCTGAAGGCGGCCGAAATCAAGGGCAGCGACTTCGACCGCGTCTGCCTGCGCCGGACCGACTTTTCGGACGTGGAAGCCTTCGAACTGCGCATTCGCCGGTCGATCCTGACCGGGGCCGATCTGACCGGCGCCTCCTTGCGCGGGTACACGCATTTCTACAACTGCGAGCTGTCCGGCGTGACGCTGACCGGGGCGACCATCGAAATCGGCATGGTCAAACGGCCGACCGCGGACCGGGAAACGTTGACCCGGCTGAGCGCCATCGGGTGCCGGGCGATCGAGCTCGCCAACCTGCCGCTGGCGCAGGATCGCCCGGTCTGCGACGCGTTCCGCATCGACGTGCCCGACGATCAGTACGGTGTCCTCGTCGCCGACGGCTCGGCTTACTGGATCAGCGAAGGCCGGTACGACGTGTTCATCAGTCACGTGAGCAGGTACAAGACCGAGATCGCCACGCCGCTGGCCGGGCAGCTGGAGCGTCGCGGACTCCGGACCTGGATCGACGACCGGCGCCTCACCATCGGTGACGACCTGGCCGAAACCATCGGGTTCGGGATCAGGTCGTCGCGCTTCGGCGTCATCGTGGTCACGCCGGACTTCTTCGGCCGGAGGTGGCCGGACCGCGAGTTCGGGCTCTTGCGCGACAAGCGCCTGTTCCTGGTGCTGCACCAGGTGGAACCGGCTCGGCTCGGAGACCTCCACCCCGGCCTGGAAGACTCCCGGCTCAGCCTGCCCTGGCGGCTCGGCGAGGAAGAGGTGGCCGACCGGATCCACCACGCGATCCGCCGGCCGCCGAGGGTGCTGGGCTGA
- a CDS encoding PH domain-containing protein translates to MTVKTLLVIRPRRALIVCSVLAVALLAVFVVVAVLLRNGDTGVRFQRSDQAAMIGIGILLACGVMLFAIARVRADEEGIEVRNVVMTRRFAWSEVLSVSFPDGASWARLELPDDEYHAVMAVQAVDRDRAVEAVRALRKLHRAATGG, encoded by the coding sequence GTGACCGTGAAGACTCTCCTGGTGATCCGCCCGCGGCGCGCGCTGATCGTGTGCAGCGTCCTGGCGGTGGCGCTGCTGGCGGTGTTCGTGGTCGTGGCGGTGCTGCTGCGCAACGGCGACACGGGCGTCCGCTTCCAGCGGTCCGACCAGGCCGCGATGATCGGCATCGGCATCCTGCTCGCGTGCGGCGTGATGCTGTTCGCGATCGCCCGGGTGCGCGCGGACGAAGAGGGCATCGAGGTCCGGAACGTGGTGATGACCCGGCGGTTCGCGTGGAGCGAGGTGCTGTCGGTGAGCTTCCCGGACGGTGCTTCGTGGGCGCGCCTGGAGCTGCCGGACGACGAGTACCACGCGGTGATGGCGGTGCAGGCGGTGGACCGGGACCGGGCGGTGGAAGCGGTGCGGGCACTGCGAAAACTGCACCGCGCGGCCACCGGCGGCTAG
- the ribH gene encoding 6,7-dimethyl-8-ribityllumazine synthase, which yields MSGEGRPDVSLDLTGCKSLKLGIVATRWNADITDVLLERALVAAREAELEEDPTVVHVAGAVELPVVAQALARNHDAVVALGVVIRGGTPHFEYVCDAVTAGLTRVALDESTAVGNGVLTCDTHEQAVDRSGRPGAKEDKGYEATVAALDTAHVLKSLRQPWTERGFV from the coding sequence GTGAGCGGCGAAGGCCGTCCTGACGTTTCCCTCGACCTGACCGGCTGCAAGTCCCTCAAGCTCGGCATCGTGGCGACGCGCTGGAACGCGGACATCACCGACGTCCTGCTGGAGCGCGCCCTGGTCGCGGCGCGCGAGGCGGAGCTGGAGGAGGACCCGACCGTGGTCCACGTCGCCGGCGCGGTCGAGCTCCCGGTGGTGGCGCAGGCACTGGCCCGCAACCACGACGCGGTGGTCGCGCTGGGCGTGGTCATCCGCGGCGGCACCCCGCACTTCGAGTACGTGTGCGACGCGGTGACGGCGGGCCTGACCCGGGTGGCGCTCGACGAGAGCACGGCGGTCGGCAACGGCGTCCTGACGTGCGACACGCACGAGCAGGCGGTCGACCGGTCGGGCCGGCCGGGCGCCAAGGAGGACAAGGGCTACGAGGCGACGGTCGCGGCACTGGACACCGCGCACGTGCTGAAGAGCCTGCGCCAGCCGTGGACCGAGCGGGGATTCGTGTGA
- a CDS encoding bifunctional 3,4-dihydroxy-2-butanone-4-phosphate synthase/GTP cyclohydrolase II: MSETSAAEPEAGWTPCGTGAVFDADAIERAISDIAAGRPVVVVDDEDRENEGDLIFAAEKATPELLAFMVRYTSGYVCVALTESEADRLDLPPMYHTNQDARGTAYSVTVDAADGITTGISAADRAHTIRLLADPASTAKDFRRPGHVVPLRAKEGGVLRRPGHTEASVDLARMAGLAPAGVLCEIVSQKDEGDMARRDELEVFAADHDLAIITIADLIAYRRRTEKQVERVAEARIPLAAGTFRAVGYDSLLDGIEHVAFVYGEIGDGQDILVRVHSECLTGDVFGSLRCDCGPQLDAALEAVAAEGRGVVLYIRGHEGRGIGLLHKLQAYQLQDDGADTVDANLALGVPADARDYGTGAQILCDLGVRTMRLLSNNPAKRIGLEGYGLRVTGRVPLPISPNPENLRYLRTKRDRMGHDLAQLEHYDQVGAGTEHADGGAQ; encoded by the coding sequence ATGAGTGAGACTAGTGCGGCAGAGCCCGAAGCGGGCTGGACGCCCTGTGGGACCGGGGCGGTGTTCGACGCCGACGCCATCGAGCGGGCGATCTCGGACATCGCGGCCGGGCGCCCGGTCGTCGTGGTCGACGACGAAGACCGCGAGAACGAGGGCGACCTCATCTTCGCCGCCGAGAAGGCGACGCCGGAGCTGCTGGCCTTCATGGTCCGCTACACCTCGGGGTACGTCTGCGTGGCGCTGACCGAGTCCGAAGCGGACCGGCTGGACCTGCCGCCGATGTACCACACCAACCAGGACGCGCGGGGCACCGCGTACAGCGTCACGGTCGACGCCGCCGACGGCATCACCACCGGCATCTCGGCCGCCGACCGCGCGCACACGATCCGGCTGCTGGCCGACCCGGCGTCGACGGCGAAGGACTTCCGGCGCCCCGGCCACGTCGTGCCGCTGCGCGCCAAGGAGGGCGGCGTGCTGCGCCGCCCCGGGCACACCGAGGCGTCGGTCGACCTGGCCCGGATGGCCGGGCTCGCGCCGGCGGGCGTGCTCTGCGAAATCGTGTCGCAGAAGGACGAAGGCGACATGGCGCGCCGCGACGAGCTCGAGGTGTTCGCCGCCGACCACGACCTCGCGATCATCACCATCGCCGACCTGATCGCCTACCGCCGCCGCACCGAGAAGCAGGTCGAGCGCGTCGCCGAGGCGCGGATCCCACTGGCCGCGGGCACGTTCCGCGCGGTCGGCTACGACTCGCTGCTGGACGGCATCGAGCACGTCGCGTTCGTCTACGGCGAGATCGGCGACGGTCAGGACATCCTGGTGCGCGTGCACTCCGAGTGCCTCACCGGCGACGTCTTCGGCTCGCTGCGCTGCGACTGCGGCCCGCAGCTGGACGCGGCACTGGAAGCGGTGGCCGCCGAAGGCCGCGGCGTCGTGCTCTACATCCGCGGCCACGAAGGCCGCGGCATCGGCCTGCTGCACAAGCTGCAGGCCTACCAGCTGCAGGACGACGGCGCCGACACGGTCGACGCGAACCTGGCGCTGGGCGTCCCGGCCGACGCCCGCGACTACGGCACCGGCGCGCAGATCCTGTGCGACCTCGGCGTCCGCACCATGCGGCTGCTGTCGAACAACCCGGCCAAGCGGATCGGCCTCGAGGGCTACGGCCTGCGCGTCACCGGGCGCGTGCCGCTGCCGATCTCGCCGAACCCGGAGAACCTGCGCTACCTGCGGACCAAGCGCGACCGGATGGGCCACGACCTGGCCCAGCTCGAGCACTACGACCAGGTCGGCGCGGGCACCGAGCACGCGGATGGAGGAGCACAGTGA
- a CDS encoding riboflavin synthase produces MFTGIVEEIGEITSVEQLTNAARLRIRGPLVTSDAGHGDSIAVSGVCLTVVEVADGEFTVDVVDETLRRSSLAKVATGDRVNLERATPAGGRLGGHIMQGHVDGTGVFLSRDENGVTTFSLPAHLSRYVVEKGSIAVDGISLTVAAVTADQFKVALIPTTLEATTLGGREAGDPVNLEVDVVAKYVEKLAEAHIRDQVQNRDSGTEERP; encoded by the coding sequence GTGTTCACCGGCATTGTCGAGGAGATCGGCGAGATCACCTCGGTCGAGCAGCTGACCAACGCGGCGCGGCTGCGGATCCGCGGCCCGCTGGTCACCAGCGACGCCGGGCACGGCGACTCCATCGCGGTCAGCGGCGTGTGCCTCACGGTCGTCGAGGTGGCCGACGGCGAGTTCACCGTCGACGTCGTCGACGAGACGCTGCGGCGCTCGAGCCTGGCCAAGGTCGCCACCGGCGACCGGGTCAACCTGGAGCGCGCGACCCCGGCGGGCGGGCGGCTCGGCGGGCACATCATGCAGGGCCACGTCGACGGCACGGGCGTGTTCCTCTCCCGCGACGAGAACGGCGTGACGACGTTCTCGCTGCCGGCGCACCTGTCCCGGTACGTGGTCGAGAAGGGGTCGATCGCGGTCGACGGGATCTCGCTCACCGTCGCGGCGGTCACCGCCGACCAGTTCAAGGTGGCGCTGATCCCGACCACGCTCGAGGCGACCACGCTCGGCGGGCGCGAAGCGGGCGACCCGGTCAACCTCGAGGTCGACGTGGTCGCGAAGTACGTGGAGAAGCTGGCCGAAGCGCATATCCGCGATCAGGTGCAGAATCGGGACAGCGGCACGGAGGAGCGGCCATGA